DNA from Eucalyptus grandis isolate ANBG69807.140 chromosome 5, ASM1654582v1, whole genome shotgun sequence:
GGCATATTGCAGGTATTGGCCCTCTCCCTGTCTGTTTTTCCCTTCATTCTCCCACTGAATGTTTAAATCGTCACTGTGATAGTAATCATCCTGTGCTCGAAATGTTGGGCTTCGCTAACCTTTGTCACGTAATGCTTTCCAGGATTTGAGCGTCTGACTGTGGACAAAAAGCACAGTAAACTAACAGTATCTGGCACTATGGACCCGGTCAAGGTGGTGAACAAACTGACGAAACTGCACGCAGAAATGGTGAGCTTCGGAGCAGCCAAAGAAGACGATGGCAAGAAAGAAGGGGGAAAGAAGAACGAAGATCAAGTCGCCAGTCAGGTAAAAGCCTCTCAAGCATACTATCCTGGACAGGCCAGTGCTCTTCGGCTCCTTGATCTCCTTTTTTCACTCCTACTCTTCGAACCTACCCGATGATCATTctccaatcaatcctaaatGTGCAAAAAAGATTGACTATTCCCGAAGATAAATTTGGAATCTCCGTTGATTTTGTCGCCTATACAAACGGATCTCCAGTTTCCAGAAGTAGCGTTCTTCAATTTAAGGAAAGTAGCTTGTGTTCATAACGATTATCAATCAGAAGCTTTCTTGCAAAACTGTCCTTAAGATTGGCAATTTAATCATCACTTTCTATATTTGAAATCCTAGACAGATTACTAGTTGTGTTGTTCAAAATAGTGGCGCTTGCGTCTGAATGTTTATGTGGGCGTTGATCTTCAGATTCTGATGTTGTTCCACTGTAGTGGACTCTGTAAATATTTCAAGGTTTTGACGATCTCCGCATATCAGATTTGCCGATATCCATATGGTCAATATCCATGATGTTGTTGAGATGCTATACAAAGATATTTGAACAACAACAGAAGGGTTCTGAAAATGTCAAGATATTGACTTCTCTTCATGGTCTCTATATTCAAAGAGCAGTTGATTGAATCTGAAACAACTTCTCTTCATGAGTAGTTCCTGTAAGAAGATACTGTTATGCACGTATCAGATTCAAGACGAACCAAAGaagattttatcaatttcaaaattttattgataggTTTTCTCAATAGTAATTGTTAATCGTATAGCATGATGGTCTCTACTCGTGTGAATAATAATTGTAGGAATATCAAATGATGCTTCAAATTCTTATCCATTATTGATTACATATGGCCAAGTTGTTTAAACGCTAGTCTGTCACCCCACATGTGATCGTCTGAGTTCAGTAGTCGTAAAAGATTGATATTTACTCGAAATCTAACTGGGTTTTGCTTTCCTCAAACTTTTGCAGAAGTTGGTGGTGAAAATGGATATAGGTGATGAGGAAGCCAAGACAAAGGCCAAGCGAGTAGTTTGGCATATTGCAGGTATTGGCCCTCTCCCTGTctgttttttcccttcattctcCCACTGGATGTTTAAATCGTCACTGTGATAGTAATCATCCTGTGCTCGAAATGTTTGGCTTCGCTAACCTTTGTCACGTAATGCTTTCCAGGATTTGAGCGTCTGACTGTGGACACAGAGCTCAATAAACTAACAGTATCTGGCACTATGGACCCGGTCAAGGTGGTGAACAAACTGACGAAACTGCACGCAGAAATGGTGAGCTTCGGAGCAGCCAAGGAAGACGATGGCAAGAAAGAAGGGGGAAAGAAGAACGAAGATCAAGTCGCCAGTCAGGTAAAAGCCTCTCAAGCATACTATCCTGGACAGGCCAGTGCTCTTCGGCTCCTTGATCTCCTTTTTCACTCCTACACTTCGAACCTACCCGATGATCATTctccaatcaatcctaaatGTGCAAAAAGATTGACTATTCCCGAAGATAAATTTGGAATCTCCGTTGATTTTGTCGCCTATACAAACGGATCTCCAGTTTCCAGAAGTAGCGTTCTTCGGTTTAAGGAAAGTAGCTTGTGTTCATAACGATTATCAATCAGAAGCTTTCTTGCAAAACTGTCCTTAAGATTGGCAATTTAATCATCACTTTCTATATTTCAAATCCTAGACAGATTACTAGTTGCGTTGTTCAAAATAGTGGCGCTTGCATCTGAATGTTTATGTGGGCGTTGATCTTCGGATTCTGATGTTGTTTCACTGTAGTGGACTCTGTAAATATTTCAAGGTTTTGAATATCTCCACGTATGAGATTTGCCGATATCCATATGGTCAATATCCATGATGTTGTTGAGATGCTATCCAAAGATATTTGAACAACAACAGAAGGGTTCTGAAAATGTCAAGATATTGACTTCTCTTCATGGTCTCCATATTCAAAGAGCAGTTGATTGAATCTGAAACAACTTCTCTTCATGAGTAGTTCCTGTAAGATGATACCGTTATGCACGTATCAGATTCAAGACGAACCAAAGaagattttatcaatttcaaaattttattaataggTTTTCTCAATAGTAATTGTTAATCGTATAGCATGATGGTCTCTACTCGTGTGAATAATAATTGTAGGAATATCAAATGATGCTTCAAATTCTTATTCATTATTGCTTACATATGGCCAAGTTGTTTAAACGCTAGTCTCTCACACCACATCTGATCGTCTGAGTTCAGTAGTCATAAAAGATTGATATTTACTCGAAATCTAACTGGGTTTTGCTTTCCTCAAACTTTTGCATAAGTTGGTGGTGAAAGTGGATCTAGGTGATGAGGAAGACAGGACAAAGGCCAAGCGAGTAGTTTGGCATATTGCAGGTATTGGCCCTCTCCCTGTctgttttttcccttcattctcCCACTGAATGTTTAAATCGTCACTGTGATAGTAATCATCCTGTGCTCGAAATGTTGGGCTTCGCTAACCTTTGTCACGTAATGCTTTCCAGGATTTGAGCGTCTGACTGTGGACAAAAAGCACAGTAAACTAACAGTATCTGGCACTATCGACCCGGTCAAGGTGGTGAACAAACTGACGAAACTGCACGCAGAAATGGTGAGCTTCGGAGCAGCCAAGGAAGACGATGGCAAGAAAGAAGGGGGAAAGAAGAACGAAGATCAAGTCGCCAGTCAGGTAAAAGCCTCTCAAGCATACTATCCTGGACAGGCCAGTGCTCTTCGGCTCCTTGATCTCCTTTTTTCACTCCTACTCTTCGAACCTACCCGATGATCATTCTCCAATCAATCCAAATGTGCAAAAAGATTGACTATTCCCGAAGATAAATTTGGAATCTCCGTTGATTTTGTCGCCTATACAAACGGATCTCCAGTTTCCAGAAGTAGCGTTCTTCAATTTAAGGAAAGTAGCTTGTGTTCATAACGATTATCAATCAGAAGCTTTCTTGCAAAACTGTCCTTAAGATTGGCAATTTAATCATCACTTTCTATATTTGAAATCCTAGACAGATTACTAGTTGTGTTGTTCAAAATAGTGGCGCTTGCGTCTGAATGTTTATGTGGGCGTTGATCTTCAGATTCTGATGTTGTTCCACTGTAGTGGACTCTGTAAATATTTCAAGGTTTTGACGATCTCCGCATATCAGATTTGCCGATATCCATATGGTCAATATCCATGATGTTGTTGAGATGCTATACAAAGATATTTGAACAACAACAGAAGGGTTCTGAAAAATGTCAAGATATTGACTTCTCTTCATGGTCTCTATATTCAAAGAGCAGTTGATTGAATCTGAAACAACTTCTCTTCATGAGTAGTTCCTGTAAGAAGATACTGTTATGCACGTATCAGATTCAAGACGAACCAAAGaagattttatcaatttcaaaattttattgataggTTTTCTCAATAGTAATTGTTAATCGTATAGCATGATGGTCTCTACTCGTGTGAATAATAATTGTAGGAATATCAAATGATGCTTCAAATTCTTATCCATTATTGATTACATATGGCCAAGTTGTTTAAACGCTAGTCTGTCACCCCACATGTGATCGTCTGAGTTCAGTAGTCGTAAAGATTGATATTTACTCGAAATCTAACTGGGTTTTGCTTTCCTCAAACTTTTGCAGAAGTTGGTGGTGAAAATGGATATAGGTGATGAGGAAGCCAAGACAAAGGCCAAGCGAGTAGTTTGGCATATTGCAGGTATTGGCCCTCTCCCTGTctgttttttcccttcattctcCCACTGGATGTTTAAATCGTCACTGTGATAGTAATCATCCTGTGCTCGAAATGTTTGGCTTCGCTAACCTTTGTCACGTAATGCTTTCCAGGATTTGAGCGTCTGACTGTGGACACAGAGCTCAATAAACTAACAGTATCTGGCACTATGGACCCGGTCAAGGTGGTGAACAAACTGACGAAACTGCACGCAGAAATGGTGAGCTTCGGAGCAGCCAAGGAAGACGATGGCAAGAAAGAAGGGGGAAAGAAGAACGAAGATCAAGTCGCCAGTCAGGTAAAAGCCTCTCAAGCATACTATCCTGGACAGGCCAGTGCTCTTCGGCTCCTTGATCTCCTTTTTTCACTCCTACACTTCGAACCTACCCGATGATCATTctccaatcaatcctaaatGTGCAAAAAGATTGACTATTCCCGAAGATAAATTTGGAATCTCCGTTGATTTTGTCGCCTATACAAACGGATCTCCAGTTTCCAGAAGTAGCGTTCTTCGGTTTAAGGAAAGTAGCTTGTGTTCATAACGATTATCAATCAGAAGCTTTCTTGCAAAACTGTCCTTAAGATTGGCAATTTAATCATCACTTTCTATATTTGAAATCCTAGACAGATTACTAGTTGCGTTGTTCAAAATAGTGGCGATTGCGTCTGAATGTTTATGTGGGCGTTGATCTTCGGATTCTGATGTTGTTTCACTGTAGTGGACTCTGTAAATATTTCAAGGTTTTGAATATCTCCCCGTATGAGATTTGCCGATATCCATATGGTCAATATCCATGATGTTGTTGAGATGCTATCCAAATATATTTGAACAACAACAGAAGGGTTCTGAAAAATGTCAAGATATTGACTTCTCTTCATGGTCTCCATATTCAAAGAGCAGTTGATTGAATCTGAAACAACTTCTCTTCATGAGTAGTTCCTGTAAGATGATACCGTTATGCACGTATCAGATTCCAGACGAACCAAAGaagattttatcaatttcaaaattttattaataggTTTTCTCAATAGTAATTGTTAATCGTATAGCATGATGGTCTCTACTCGTGTGAATAATAATTGTAGGAATATCAAATGATGCTTCAAATTCTTATCCATTATTGATTACATATGGCCAAGTTGTTTAAACGCTAGTCTGTCACACCACATGTGATCATCTGAGTTCAGTATGCGTAAAAGATTGATATTTACTCGAAATCTAACTGGGTTTTGCTTTCCTCAAACTTTTGCAGAAGTTGGTGGTGAAAGTGGATCTAGGTGATGAGGAAGACAGGACAAAGGCCAAGCGAGTAGTTTGGCATATTGCAGGTATTgaccctctccctctctattttttcccttcattctcCCACTGAATGTTTAAATCGTCACTGTGATAGTAATCATCCTGTGCTCGAAATGTTTGGCTTCGCTAACCTTTGTCACGTAATGCTTTCCAGGATTTGAGCGTCTGACTGTGGACAAAAAGCACAGTAAACTAACAGTATCTGGCACTATGGACCCGGTCAAGGTGGTGAACAAACTGACGAAACTGCACGCAGAAATGGTGAGCTTCGGAGCAGCCAAGGAAGACGATGGCAAGAAAGAAGGGGAAAGAAGAACGAAGATCAAGTCGCCAGTCAGGTAAAAGCCTCTCAGGCATACTATCCTGGACAGGCCAGTGCTCTTCGGCTTCTTGAACTCCTTTTTTCACTCCTACACTTCGAACCTACCCGATGATCATTctccaatcaatcctaaatatgcaaaaacGATTGACTATTCCCGAAGATAAATTTGGAATCTCCGTTGATTTTGTCGCCTATACAAACGGATCTCCAGTTTCCAGAAGTAGCGTTCTTCAATTTAAGGAAAGTAGCTTGTGTTCCTAAGGATTATCAATGAGAAGCTTTCTTGCAAAACTGTCCTTAAGATTGGCAATTTAATCATCACTTTCTATATTTGAAATCCTAGACAGATTACTAGTTGTGTTGTTCAAAATAGTGGCGCTTGCGTCTGAATGTTTATGTGGGCGTTGATCTTCAGATTGTGATGTTGTTCCACTATAGTGGACTCTGTAAATATTTCAAGGTTTTGACGATCTCCGCGTATAAGATTTGCCGATATCCATATGGTCAATATCCATGATGTTGTTCAGATGCTATCCAAAGATATTTGAACAACAACAGAAGGGTTCTGAAAAATGTCAAGATATTGACTTCTCTTCATGGTCTCCATATTCGAAGAGCAGTTGATTGAATCTGAAACAACTCCTCTTCATGAGTAGTTCCTGTAATATGATACCGTTATGCACGTATCAGATTCAAGATGaaccaaagaaaattttaacaatttcaaaattttattaataggTTTTCTCAATAGTAATTGTTAATCGTATAGCATGATGGTCTCTACTCGTGTGAATAATAATTGTAGGAATATCAAATGATGCTTCAAATTCTTATCCATTATTGATTACATATGCCCATGTTTTTAAACGCTAGTCTGTCACACCACATGTGATCGTCTGAGTTCAGTAGTCGTAAAAGATTGATATTTACTCGAAATCTAACTGGGTTTTGCTTTCCTCAAACTTGTGCAGAAGTTGGTGGTGAAAGTGGATAAAGGTGATGAGGAAGACAGGACAAAGGCCAAGCGAGTAGTTTGGCATATTGCAGGTATTGGCCCTCTACCTCTctgttttttcccttcattctcCCACTGAATGTTGAAATCGTCACTGTGATAGTAATCATCCTGTGCTCGAAATGTTTGGCTTCGCTAACCTTTGTCACGTAATGCTTTCCAGGATTTGAGCGTCTGACTGTGGACACAAAGCTCAATAAACTAACAGCATCTGGCACTATGGACCCGGTCAAGGTGGTGAACAAACTGACGAAACTGCACGCAGAAATGATGAGCTTCGGAGCAGCCAAGGAAGACGATGGCAAGAAAGAAGGGGGAAAGAAGAACGAAGATCAAGTCGCCAGTCAGGTAAAAGCCTCTCAAGCATACTATCCTGGACAGGCCAGTGCTCTTCGGCTCCTTGATCTCCTTTTTCACTCCTACACTTCGAACCTACCCGATGATCATTctccaatcaatcctaaatGTGCAAAAAGATTGACTATTCCCGAAGATAAATTTGGAATCTCCGTTGATTTTGTCGCCTATACAAACGGATCTCCAGTTTCCAGAAGTAGCGTTCTTCGGTTTAAGGAAAGTAGCTTGTGTTCACAACGATTATCAATCAGAAGCTTTCTTGCAAAACTGTCCTTCAGATTGGCAATTTAATCATCACTTTCTATATTTGAAATCCTAGACAGATTACTAGTTGTGTTGTTCAAAATAGTGGCGCTTGCGTCTGAATGTTTATGTGGGAGTTGATCTTCAGATTCTGATGTTGTTTCACTGTAGTGGACTCTGTAAATATTTCAAGGTTTTGAATATCTCCGCATATGAGATTTGCCGATATCCATATGGTCAATATCCATGATGTTGTTGAGATGCTATCCAAAGATATTTGAACAACAACAGAAGGGTTCTGAAAAATGTCAAGATATTGACTTCTCTTCATGGTCTCCATATTCAAAGAGCAGTTGATTGAATCTGAAACAACTTCTCTTCATGAGTAGTTCCTGTAAGATGATACCGTTATGCACGTATCAGATTCAAGACGAACCAAAGaagattttatcaatttcaaaattttattgataggTTTTCTCAATAGTAATTGTTAATCGTATAGCATGATGGTCTCTACTCGTGTGAATAATAATTGTAGGAATATCAAATGATGCTTCAAATTCTTATCCATTATTGATTACATATGGCCAAGTTGTTTAAACGCTAGTCTGTCACACCACATGTGATCGTCTGAGTTCAGTAGTCGTAAAAGATTGATATTTACTCGAAATCTAACTGGGTTTTGCTTTCCTCAAACTTTTGCGGAAGTTGGTGGTGAAAGTGGATATAGGTGATGAGGAAGATAGGACAAAGGGAAAGCGAGTAGTTTGGCATGTTGCAGGTATTGGCCCTCTCCCTGTctgttttttcccttcattctcCCACTGAATGTTGAAATCGTCACTGTGATAGTAATCATCCTGTGCTCAAAATGTTTGGCTTCGCTAACCTTTGTCACGTAATGCTTTCCAGGATTTGAGCGTCTGACTGTGGACACAGAGCTCAATAAACTAACAGTATCTGGCACTATGGACCCGGTCAAGGTGGTGAACAAACTGACGAAACTGCACGCAGAAATGGTGATCTTCGGAGCAGCCAAGGAAGACGATGGCAAGAAAGAAGGGGGAAAGAAGAACGAAGATCAAGTCGCCAGTCAGGTAAAAGCCTCTCAAGCATACTATCCTGGACAGGCCAGTGCTCTTCGGCTCCTTGATCTCCTTTTTCACTCCTACACTTCGAACCTACCCGATGATCATTctccaatcaatcctaaatGTGCAAAAAGATTGACTATTCCCGAAGATAAATTTGGAATCTCCGTTGATTTTGTCGCCTATACAAACGGATCTCCAGTTTCCAGAAGTAGCGTTCTTCGGTTTAAGGAAAGTAGCTTGTGTTCACAACGATTATCAATCAGAAGCTTTCTTGCAAAACTGTCCTTCAGATTGGCAATTTAATCATCACTTTCTATATTTGAAATCCTAGACAGATTACTAGTTGTGTTGTTCAAAATAGTGGCGCTTGCGTCTGAATGTTTATGTGGGAGTTGATCTTCGGATTCTGATGTTGTTTCACTGTAGTGGACTCTGTAAATATTTCAAGGTTTTGAATATCTCCGCATATCAGATTTGCCGATATCCATATGGTCAATATCCATGATGTTGTTGAGATGCTATCCAAAGATATTTGAACAACAACAGAAGGGTTCTGAAAATGTCAAGATATTGACTTCTCTTCATGGTCTCCATATTCAAAGAGCAGTTGATTGAATCTGAAACAACTTCTCTTCATTAGTAGTTCCTGTAAGATGATACCGTTATGCACGTATCAGATTCAAGACGAACAAAGaagattttatcaatttcaaaattttattgataggTTTTCTCAATAGTAATTGTTAATCGTATAGCATGATGGTCTCTACTCGTGTGAATAATAATTGTAGGAATGTCAAATGATGCTTCAAATTCTTATCCATTATTGATTACATATGGCCAAGTTGTTTAAACGCTAGTCTGTCACACCACATCTGATCGTCTGAGTTCAGTAGTCGTAAAAGATTGATATTTACTCGAAATCTAACTGGGTTTTGCTTTCCTCAAACTTTTGCTGAAGTTGGTGGTGAAAGTGGATCTAGGTGATGAGGAAGACAGGACAAAGGCCAAGCGAGTAGTTTGGCATATTGCAGGTATTGGCCCTCTCCCTGTCTGTTTGTTCCCTTCATTCTCCCACTGAATGTTGAAATCGTCACTGTGATAGTAATCATCCTGTGCTCGAAATGTTTGGCTTCGCTAACCTTTGTCACGTAATGCTTTCCAGGATTTGAGCGTCTGACTGTGGACACAGAGCTCAATAAACTAACAGTATCTGGCACTATGGACCCGGTCAAGGTGGTGAACAAACTGACGAAACTGCACGCAGAAATGGTGAGCTTCGGAGCAGCCAAGGAAGACGATGGCAAGAAAGAAGGGGGAAAGAAGAACGAAGATCAAGTCGCCAGTCAGGTAAAAGCCTCTCAAGCATACTATCCT
Protein-coding regions in this window:
- the LOC104443927 gene encoding uncharacterized protein LOC104443927 isoform X9, translating into MMAANKDDGKKKEGKKNEDQVNNQLVVKMDIGDEEAKTKAKRVVWHIAGFERLTVDTELNKLTVSGTMDPVKVVNKLTKLHAEMVSFGAAKEDDGKKEGGKKNEDQVASQKLVVKVDLGDEEDRTKAKRVVWHIAGFERLTVDKKHSKLTVSGTMDPVKVVNKLTKLHAEMVSFGAAKEDDGKKEGGKKNEDQVASQKLVVKMDIGDEEAKTKAKRVVWHIAGFERLTVDTELNKLTVSGTMDPVKVVNKLTKLHAEMVSFGAAKEDDGKKEGGKKNEDQVASQKLVVKVDLGDEEDRTKAKRVVWHIAGFERLTVDKKHSKLTVSGTIDPVKVVNKLTKLHAEMVSFGAAKEDDGKKEGGKKNEDQVASQKLVVKMDIGDEEAKTKAKRVVWHIAGFERLTVDTELNKLTVSGTMDPVKVVNKLTKLHAEMVSFGAAKEDDGKKEGGKKNEDQVASQKLVVKVDKGDEEDRTKAKRVVWHIAGFERLTVDTKLNKLTASGTMDPVKVVNKLTKLHAEMMSFGAAKEDDGKKEGGKKNEDQVASQKLVVKVDIGDEEDRTKGKRVVWHVAGFERLTVDTELNKLTVSGTMDPVKVVNKLTKLHAEMVIFGAAKEDDGKKEGGKKNEDQVASQKLVVKVDLGDEEDRTKAKRVVWHIAGFERLTVDTELNKLTVSGTMDPVKVVNKLTKLHAEMVSFGAAKEDDGKKEGGKKNEDQVASQKLVVKVDLGNEEDKIRAEQVVQCIAGFERLAVDTTHTKLTVSGTLDPVEVVNKLRKSLHAEMVSCGAAKEDGGKKEGGKKNEDQVTSQKLVVKVDLRDEKDRKVFRKDAWKEVNRIAGFDYLAMDTKDNKLTVSGIMDPVEVVNELRESWDTEIVSFGTAKEDDGKKEEGKKNGVLVANRVKASQRRSGRQSCRVEFLE
- the LOC104443927 gene encoding uncharacterized protein LOC104443927 isoform X7, translated to MLAGPHTKADAASNKHRSWKSPPASPQASICCVGIISRSDGLLLRDRSRDGGAVGEMQAKNPREATIRQGKCTERNGELRSSQGRRWQERRGKKNEDQVASQKLVVKMDIGDEEAKTKAKRVVWHIAGFERLTVDTELNKLTVSGTMDPVKVVNKLTKLHAEMVSFGAAKEDDGKKEGGKKNEDQVASQKLVVKVDLGDEEDRTKAKRVVWHIAGFERLTVDKKHSKLTVSGTMDPVKVVNKLTKLHAEMVSFGAAKEDDGKKEGGKKNEDQVASQKLVVKMDIGDEEAKTKAKRVVWHIAGFERLTVDTELNKLTVSGTMDPVKVVNKLTKLHAEMVSFGAAKEDDGKKEGGKKNEDQVASQKLVVKVDLGDEEDRTKAKRVVWHIAGFERLTVDKKHSKLTVSGTIDPVKVVNKLTKLHAEMVSFGAAKEDDGKKEGGKKNEDQVASQKLVVKMDIGDEEAKTKAKRVVWHIAGFERLTVDTELNKLTVSGTMDPVKVVNKLTKLHAEMVSFGAAKEDDGKKEGGKKNEDQVASQKLVVKVDKGDEEDRTKAKRVVWHIAGFERLTVDTKLNKLTASGTMDPVKVVNKLTKLHAEMMSFGAAKEDDGKKEGGKKNEDQVASQLVVKVDIGDEEDRTKGKRVVWHVAGFERLTVDTELNKLTVSGTMDPVKVVNKLTKLHAEMVIFGAAKEDDGKKEGGKKNEDQVASQLVVKVDLGDEEDRTKAKRVVWHIAGFERLTVDTELNKLTVSGTMDPVKVVNKLTKLHAEMVSFGAAKEDDGKKEGGKKNEDQVASQKLVVKVDLGNEEDKIRAEQVVQCIAGFERLAVDTTHTKLTVSGTLDPVEVVNKLRKSLHAEMVSCGAAKEDGGKKEGGKKNEDQVTSQKLVVKVDLRDEKDRKVFRKDAWKEVNRIAGFDYLAMDTKDNKLTVSGIMDPVEVVNELRESWDTEIVSFGTAKEDDGKKEEGKKNGVLVANRVKASQRRSGRQSCRVEFLE
- the LOC104443927 gene encoding uncharacterized protein LOC104443927 isoform X30, with protein sequence MLAGPHTKADAASNKHRSWKSPPASPQASICCVGIISRSDGLLLRDRSRDGGAVGEMQAKNPREATIRQGKCTERNGELRSSQGRRWQERRGKKNEDQVASQKLVVKMDIGDEEAKTKAKRVVWHIAGFERLTVDTELNKLTVSGTMDPVKVVNKLTKLHAEMVSFGAAKEDDGKKEGGKKNEDQVASQKLVVKVDLGDEEDRTKAKRVVWHIAGFERLTVDKKHSKLTVSGTMDPVKVVNKLTKLHAEMVSFGAAKEDDGKKEGGKKNEDQVASQKLVVKMDIGDEEAKTKAKRVVWHIAGFERLTVDTELNKLTVSGTMDPVKVVNKLTKLHAEMVSFGAAKEDDGKKEGGKKNEDQVASQKLVVKVDLGDEEDRTKAKRVVWHIAGFERLTVDKKHSKLTVSGTIDPVKVVNKLTKLHAEMVSFGAAKEDDGKKEGGKKNEDQVASQKLVVKMDIGDEEAKTKAKRVVWHIAGFERLTVDTELNKLTVSGTMDPVKVVNKLTKLHAEMVSFGAAKEDDGKKEGGKKNEDQVASQKLVVKVDKGDEEDRTKAKRVVWHIAGFERLTVDTKLNKLTASGTMDPVKVVNKLTKLHAEMMSFGAAKEDDGKKEGGKKNEDQVASQKLVVKVDIGDEEDRTKGKRVVWHVAGFERLTVDTELNKLTVSGTMDPVKVVNKLTKLHAEMVIFGAAKEDDGKKEGGKKNEDQVASQKLVVKVDLGDEEDRTKAKRVVWHIAGFERLTVDTELNKLTVSGTMDPVKVVNKLTKLHAEMVSFGAAKEDDGKKEGGKKNEDQVASQKLVVKVDLRDEKDRKVFRKDAWKEVNRIAGFDYLAMDTKDNKLTVSGIMDPVEVVNELRESWDTEIVSFGTAKEDDGKKEEGKKNGVLVANRVKASQRRSGRQSCRVEFLE
- the LOC104443927 gene encoding uncharacterized protein LOC104443927 isoform X36 translates to MLAGPHTKADAASNKHRSWKSPPASPQASICCVGIISRSDGLLLRDRSRDGGAVGEMQAKNPREATIRQGKCTERNGELRSSQGRRWQERRGKKNEDQVASQKLVVKMDIGDEEAKTKAKRVVWHIAGFERLTVDTELNKLTVSGTMDPVKVVNKLTKLHAEMVSFGAAKEDDGKKEGGKKNEDQVASQKLVVKVDLGDEEDRTKAKRVVWHIAGFERLTVDKKHSKLTVSGTMDPVKVVNKLTKLHAEMVSFGAAKEDDGKKEGGKKNEDQVASQKLVVKMDIGDEEAKTKAKRVVWHIAGFERLTVDTELNKLTVSGTMDPVKVVNKLTKLHAEMVSFGAAKEDDGKKEGGKKNEDQVASQKLVVKVDLGDEEDRTKAKRVVWHIAGFERLTVDKKHSKLTVSGTIDPVKVVNKLTKLHAEMVSFGAAKEDDGKKEGGKKNEDQVASQLVVKVDIGDEEDRTKGKRVVWHVAGFERLTVDTELNKLTVSGTMDPVKVVNKLTKLHAEMVIFGAAKEDDGKKEGGKKNEDQVASQKLVVKVDLGDEEDRTKAKRVVWHIAGFERLTVDTELNKLTVSGTMDPVKVVNKLTKLHAEMVSFGAAKEDDGKKEGGKKNEDQVASQKLVVKVDLGNEEDKIRAEQVVQCIAGFERLAVDTTHTKLTVSGTLDPVEVVNKLRKSLHAEMVSCGAAKEDGGKKEGGKKNEDQVTSQKLVVKVDLRDEKDRKVFRKDAWKEVNRIAGFDYLAMDTKDNKLTVSGIMDPVEVVNELRESWDTEIVSFGTAKEDDGKKEEGKKNGVLVANRVKASQRRSGRQSCRVEFLE
- the LOC104443927 gene encoding uncharacterized protein LOC104443927 isoform X10, with the protein product MMAANKDDGKKKEGKKNEDQVNNQLVVKVDLGDEEDRTKAKRVVWHIAGFERLTVDTELNKLTVSGTMDPVKVVNKLTKLHAEMVSFGAAKEDDGKKEGGKKNEDQVASQKLVVKVDLGDEEDRTKAKRVVWHIAGFERLTVDKKHSKLTVSGTMDPVKVVNKLTKLHAEMVSFGAAKEDDGKKEGGKKNEDQVASQKLVVKMDIGDEEAKTKAKRVVWHIAGFERLTVDTELNKLTVSGTMDPVKVVNKLTKLHAEMVSFGAAKEDDGKKEGGKKNEDQVASQKLVVKVDLGDEEDRTKAKRVVWHIAGFERLTVDKKHSKLTVSGTIDPVKVVNKLTKLHAEMVSFGAAKEDDGKKEGGKKNEDQVASQKLVVKMDIGDEEAKTKAKRVVWHIAGFERLTVDTELNKLTVSGTMDPVKVVNKLTKLHAEMVSFGAAKEDDGKKEGGKKNEDQVASQKLVVKVDKGDEEDRTKAKRVVWHIAGFERLTVDTKLNKLTASGTMDPVKVVNKLTKLHAEMMSFGAAKEDDGKKEGGKKNEDQVASQKLVVKVDIGDEEDRTKGKRVVWHVAGFERLTVDTELNKLTVSGTMDPVKVVNKLTKLHAEMVIFGAAKEDDGKKEGGKKNEDQVASQKLVVKVDLGDEEDRTKAKRVVWHIAGFERLTVDTELNKLTVSGTMDPVKVVNKLTKLHAEMVSFGAAKEDDGKKEGGKKNEDQVASQKLVVKVDLGNEEDKIRAEQVVQCIAGFERLAVDTTHTKLTVSGTLDPVEVVNKLRKSLHAEMVSCGAAKEDGGKKEGGKKNEDQVTSQKLVVKVDLRDEKDRKVFRKDAWKEVNRIAGFDYLAMDTKDNKLTVSGIMDPVEVVNELRESWDTEIVSFGTAKEDDGKKEEGKKNGVLVANRVKASQRRSGRQSCRVEFLE
- the LOC104443927 gene encoding uncharacterized protein LOC104443927 isoform X8, whose translation is MMAANKDDGKKKEGKKNEDQVNNQKLVVKMDIGDEEAKTKAKRVVWHIAGFERLTVDTELNKLTVSGTMDPVKVVNKLTKLHAEMVSFGAAKEDDGKKEGGKKNEDQVASQKLVVKVDLGDEEDRTKAKRVVWHIAGFERLTVDKKHSKLTVSGTMDPVKVVNKLTKLHAEMVSFGAAKEDDGKKEGGKKNEDQVASQKLVVKMDIGDEEAKTKAKRVVWHIAGFERLTVDTELNKLTVSGTMDPVKVVNKLTKLHAEMVSFGAAKEDDGKKEGGKKNEDQVASQKLVVKVDLGDEEDRTKAKRVVWHIAGFERLTVDKKHSKLTVSGTIDPVKVVNKLTKLHAEMVSFGAAKEDDGKKEGGKKNEDQVASQKLVVKMDIGDEEAKTKAKRVVWHIAGFERLTVDTELNKLTVSGTMDPVKVVNKLTKLHAEMVSFGAAKEDDGKKEGGKKNEDQVASQKLVVKVDKGDEEDRTKAKRVVWHIAGFERLTVDTKLNKLTASGTMDPVKVVNKLTKLHAEMMSFGAAKEDDGKKEGGKKNEDQVASQKLVVKVDIGDEEDRTKGKRVVWHVAGFERLTVDTELNKLTVSGTMDPVKVVNKLTKLHAEMVIFGAAKEDDGKKEGGKKNEDQVASQKLVVKVDLGDEEDRTKAKRVVWHIAGFERLTVDTELNKLTVSGTMDPVKVVNKLTKLHAEMVSFGAAKEDDGKKEGGKKNEDQVASQKLVVKVDLGNEEDKIRAEQVVQCIAGFERLAVDTTHTKLTVSGTLDPVEVVNKLRKSLHAEMVSCGAAKEDGGKKEGGKKNEDQVTSQKLVVKVDLRDEKDRKVFRKDAWKEVNRIAGFDYLAMDTKDNKLTVSGIMDPVEVVNELRESWDTEIVSFGTAKEDDGKKEEGKKNGVLVANRVKASQRRSGRQSCRVEFLE